The Sandaracinaceae bacterium genome has a window encoding:
- a CDS encoding putative metal-binding motif-containing protein, producing MTKRAWALTLLVGLYGCGGDTGPVDSGSDGEVTNPDGGGGRDDAGPACERDSDCDDGLFCTGVERCDPASADAAPDGCVRAMSPCGAGQICEEAMAACRDDACSDGPMMNGDGDGDGDPRPSCGGTDCDDEDARRYGTAQEVCDAEGLDEDCDTSTIHDPVARDGDRDGDGFIAVACFNRRDDGGENRGTDCDDARATINTSGVEACDGRDNDCDTRIDEGVLETYYRDVDGDNFGDGSMTMMECTAPTGWVLRGEDCDDRDGAVNPAASEVCDGVDNNCSGTADDRVGGCACTDGAEQPCGPPMAQAGVGICRRSTQRCVSGTWPMECPGAVYPRLMGGTPYDPCGMGDEDCDGVSDEDGRLPFYLDADRDGFGDPAMRMDFCPGDEGSSYVDNDDDCDDSNGMVNPSAAEICDGIDNDCSGGPMGGIDDVPGGCGCSLGDTRPCGTDVGRCSAGSQTCTSAGTWGPCSGVLPRAETCDGGDDDCDARTDEDFDCVQSTTASGVTMCGNPGSRRCSASCTWVDAAFTSPESAATCDYCDDSGMGLAQERPFVADSTGSLLSLPRTRLGSAYSDCGGDPLCMSPAERILRASTPYDEGALYLQDAIEIGYDPLDLYVRVSAEAGSASPAVGWALVLVPDSVMPTLGPGFSSSIPIGPGFALEHRYAGSSADTVHLLRLTGSARMNLSSSSPNTRLDGPSGSTVSTWLRLVVTPDDPSTPSDETTIEGHFPSFVSLPLRCTNSGGGTSCGATVSPGSRWRFGVTAGSTSGRSAVEVTQARFTAEAVCR from the coding sequence ATGACGAAGAGAGCTTGGGCGTTGACGCTGTTGGTCGGACTCTACGGGTGTGGGGGAGACACCGGCCCCGTCGACTCGGGGAGCGACGGCGAGGTCACGAACCCCGACGGTGGAGGGGGCCGCGACGACGCGGGCCCGGCCTGCGAGCGGGACAGCGACTGCGACGATGGTCTCTTCTGCACGGGCGTCGAGCGCTGCGACCCGGCCAGCGCCGACGCCGCTCCCGACGGCTGCGTTCGCGCCATGAGCCCCTGCGGCGCCGGCCAGATCTGCGAGGAAGCCATGGCCGCATGCCGTGACGATGCCTGTTCGGACGGCCCGATGATGAACGGGGATGGCGACGGCGACGGGGACCCGCGCCCGTCCTGCGGAGGGACGGACTGCGACGACGAGGACGCCCGGCGCTACGGGACCGCCCAGGAGGTCTGCGACGCCGAGGGGCTCGACGAGGACTGCGACACCTCGACCATTCATGACCCCGTCGCGCGGGATGGCGATCGGGACGGCGACGGGTTCATCGCGGTCGCGTGCTTCAACCGCCGCGACGACGGCGGCGAGAACCGCGGCACCGACTGCGACGACGCGCGCGCGACCATCAACACGAGCGGGGTCGAGGCCTGCGACGGTCGAGACAACGACTGCGACACCCGCATCGACGAGGGCGTGCTCGAGACCTACTACCGGGACGTCGACGGTGACAACTTCGGCGATGGCTCCATGACGATGATGGAGTGCACGGCGCCCACCGGCTGGGTGTTGCGCGGCGAGGACTGCGACGACCGGGACGGCGCCGTCAACCCGGCGGCGTCCGAGGTGTGCGACGGCGTCGACAACAACTGCAGCGGCACCGCCGACGACCGTGTGGGTGGCTGCGCGTGCACCGACGGCGCCGAGCAGCCGTGCGGCCCGCCGATGGCGCAGGCTGGCGTCGGCATCTGCCGACGGAGCACGCAGCGCTGCGTCTCGGGGACCTGGCCGATGGAGTGTCCCGGCGCGGTCTATCCGCGGCTGATGGGCGGCACGCCGTACGACCCCTGCGGCATGGGCGACGAGGACTGCGACGGCGTCAGCGACGAGGACGGCCGGCTCCCGTTCTACCTCGACGCGGATCGGGACGGCTTCGGGGATCCCGCCATGCGCATGGACTTCTGCCCGGGAGACGAGGGCTCTTCGTATGTCGACAACGACGACGACTGCGACGACTCGAACGGGATGGTCAACCCGTCCGCGGCCGAGATCTGCGACGGCATCGACAACGACTGCTCGGGCGGCCCGATGGGGGGCATCGACGACGTACCCGGCGGCTGCGGCTGCAGCCTGGGCGACACGCGCCCCTGCGGCACCGACGTGGGCCGCTGCTCGGCGGGGTCCCAGACCTGCACCTCGGCCGGCACCTGGGGTCCCTGCTCCGGCGTACTCCCGCGGGCCGAGACCTGCGACGGCGGCGACGACGACTGCGACGCGCGCACCGACGAGGACTTCGACTGCGTCCAGAGCACAACCGCGTCGGGGGTGACGATGTGCGGCAACCCGGGCAGCCGCCGCTGCAGCGCCAGCTGCACGTGGGTAGACGCGGCCTTCACTTCGCCCGAGAGCGCGGCGACCTGCGACTACTGCGACGACAGCGGCATGGGGCTTGCCCAAGAGCGTCCATTCGTGGCCGATTCGACGGGGAGCCTGTTGTCGCTGCCCCGGACGCGGCTGGGTTCAGCCTACTCGGATTGTGGAGGCGATCCGCTTTGCATGTCCCCCGCCGAGAGGATCCTCAGGGCTTCGACGCCCTACGACGAGGGCGCCCTGTATCTGCAGGACGCGATCGAGATTGGGTATGATCCGCTGGACCTGTACGTCCGGGTATCCGCGGAGGCAGGCAGCGCCAGTCCAGCTGTCGGGTGGGCGCTGGTGTTGGTCCCTGACTCGGTCATGCCCACGCTAGGTCCGGGGTTCTCGTCCAGCATTCCCATCGGGCCCGGCTTTGCGCTAGAGCACCGGTACGCGGGCTCCAGCGCCGACACCGTGCACCTGCTGCGGCTCACAGGCAGCGCGCGTATGAACTTGAGCAGCAGTTCGCCGAACACGCGCCTCGACGGACCCAGCGGGAGCACGGTGAGTACGTGGCTGCGGCTGGTCGTTACCCCTGATGATCCGTCCACCCCGAGCGACGAGACGACGATCGAGGGCCACTTCCCGAGCTTCGTCTCCCTGCCACTTCGGTGCACGAACTCCGGCGGAGGCACTTCATGCGGGGCGACGGTATCCCCAGGGTCTCGTTGGCGCTTCGGCGTAACCGCAGGCTCCACGTCCGGTCGCTCAGCCGTGGAAGTTACGCAGGCGCGCTTCACGGCCGAAGCGGTCTGTCGCTGA
- a CDS encoding Rieske 2Fe-2S domain-containing protein, translating into MKARTIRLCPRAQLDPRDVRVVPLERDEHGRPREALVLLDEEGEIRAYLNRCEHLPIPLDGGSREFLSEDGSHLRCGTHGALFRREDGLCIVGPCKDESLLSLPIRVAEDGWVELIE; encoded by the coding sequence GTGAAGGCTCGAACCATCCGGCTCTGCCCGCGCGCGCAGCTCGATCCTCGCGACGTCCGCGTGGTCCCGCTGGAGCGGGACGAGCACGGGCGGCCGCGCGAGGCGCTCGTGCTGCTCGACGAGGAGGGCGAGATCCGCGCCTACCTCAACCGCTGCGAGCACCTGCCGATCCCGCTCGACGGAGGCTCACGCGAGTTCCTCTCGGAGGACGGCAGTCACCTGCGCTGCGGCACGCACGGCGCCCTGTTCCGTCGCGAGGACGGGCTCTGCATCGTCGGGCCGTGCAAGGACGAGTCGCTGCTGTCGCTCCCGATCCGGGTGGCCGAAGACGGCTGGGTCGAGCTGATCGAGTAG